The following are from one region of the Terriglobia bacterium genome:
- the dusB gene encoding tRNA dihydrouridine synthase DusB, translating to MKKFWENPADSTVAPQGAQVPDSLQIGNVRIAPATILAPMAGVTDTVFRRFIRNASFVRPPGEIMSAPEECESELSHAELHQAQITVGAQQNTQAVSKTNEISGCGLLMTEFTSADGLFRTRESKRKRYLTFYEDEHPISAQLFGSDPYTLAESAKIVEDAGFDLVDLNLGCPAKRVVKCNGGSGLLKDLPVIKTIFESVRAAVRIPFTVKFRLGWDDENIVCVPLAKMAEDCGLSGVALHARTREQGYSGNARWEWIAAVKDAVKIPVVGNGDIRTPEDAIAMVAQTGCDGVMIGRTAASNPWIFRQIRQHAETGRYDQPTEADRYQMIRTYFKMLVDETMHGSPGKMKQFVAWFTHGIPGGSALRRACYDAHTGPAILASVERFFEELLSGNAPQAVPVAEKEMDLLPACD from the coding sequence ATGAAGAAATTCTGGGAAAATCCGGCCGACTCGACCGTCGCACCGCAGGGGGCGCAAGTGCCGGACTCTCTCCAGATAGGCAATGTGCGCATTGCTCCGGCAACGATTCTTGCGCCCATGGCGGGCGTGACGGACACGGTCTTTCGCCGGTTTATCCGCAATGCCAGCTTTGTACGTCCACCGGGCGAAATCATGTCCGCGCCGGAAGAGTGCGAAAGTGAATTGTCGCACGCCGAACTGCATCAAGCGCAGATCACCGTCGGTGCACAGCAAAACACCCAAGCGGTTTCCAAAACAAACGAGATTTCCGGTTGCGGCCTGCTGATGACCGAGTTCACCTCGGCCGACGGGCTCTTCCGCACCCGCGAATCCAAGCGCAAACGCTATCTGACTTTTTACGAAGACGAGCATCCTATCTCCGCCCAGCTTTTTGGCAGCGATCCGTACACGCTCGCGGAGTCGGCAAAGATTGTGGAAGACGCTGGCTTTGATCTGGTCGATCTCAACCTGGGCTGTCCGGCGAAGCGCGTGGTCAAGTGCAATGGCGGCTCAGGGTTGCTGAAAGACCTGCCGGTCATCAAGACGATTTTTGAATCGGTTCGCGCTGCGGTGAGAATTCCTTTTACCGTGAAGTTCCGTTTGGGCTGGGACGATGAAAATATTGTCTGCGTTCCGTTGGCCAAGATGGCGGAAGACTGCGGACTGAGCGGCGTGGCGCTGCATGCTCGCACGCGCGAGCAGGGCTACAGTGGCAATGCGCGCTGGGAATGGATTGCCGCGGTAAAAGATGCGGTGAAAATTCCTGTAGTTGGGAACGGTGACATCCGCACGCCGGAAGATGCTATCGCCATGGTGGCGCAGACAGGCTGCGATGGAGTGATGATCGGGCGCACGGCTGCGTCGAATCCGTGGATCTTCCGCCAGATCCGCCAGCATGCGGAGACCGGACGGTACGACCAACCCACCGAAGCTGATCGCTACCAGATGATCCGCACGTATTTCAAAATGCTGGTGGATGAAACCATGCACGGCTCACCTGGCAAGATGAAGCAGTTTGTGGCCTGGTTCACCCACGGTATCCCGGGCGGAAGCGCGCTACGCCGCGCTTGTTATGACGCGCATACAGGGCCGGCAATTCTGGCGAGCGTGGAGCGATTCTTTGAAGAGCTGCTAAGCGGAAACGCGCCTCAGGCTGTGCCGGTTGCGGAAAAAGAGATGGACTTACTTCCTGCATGCGACTGA
- a CDS encoding ADP-ribosylglycohydrolase family protein translates to MRLKRLKKSFVSNSYEERAVACFKALAIGDAIGKQTETLSYSDVGYWYPDGICGFQGSAGDIIPRYVGNRKYKWRIGETTDDTEQTIAVARAILGQQEVSHTAIGRELLKCRKSLHPGIASFWTFHQIGDPNRVTSEGDGCGAAMRVAPVGILYSPKRLDELVRGAYESSIPTHGGQLAICAAAAVAAAISAALEGFPAAQVLELALAAARKAEIFTPLAGSNAGLNIAESILEMHSALSKPGALMVRELAEKFFPDGPGTKVPLAINLALITESAEQTTLLAANLGGDSDSVASIGSAIAGSLRPETVNENWYRVVQSVNGEELIDLAQALAKRRLAGAFK, encoded by the coding sequence ATGCGACTGAAACGGCTGAAAAAGTCATTTGTGAGCAATAGCTACGAAGAACGAGCCGTCGCATGCTTCAAGGCTCTCGCAATTGGAGACGCCATCGGCAAGCAAACTGAAACGCTCTCCTATTCAGATGTAGGGTACTGGTATCCAGACGGAATTTGCGGATTCCAAGGCTCTGCCGGGGACATCATCCCACGGTACGTGGGCAACCGGAAATATAAATGGCGGATCGGCGAGACGACCGACGACACTGAGCAAACTATAGCAGTAGCGAGGGCAATACTCGGCCAACAGGAAGTGTCTCACACCGCGATTGGTCGCGAGCTGCTAAAGTGCCGTAAATCTCTGCATCCCGGTATTGCGTCATTTTGGACATTTCATCAGATAGGCGATCCCAATCGCGTAACATCGGAGGGCGACGGCTGCGGTGCAGCGATGCGTGTCGCGCCTGTTGGAATACTTTATTCGCCAAAGCGTTTAGATGAATTAGTTCGTGGCGCGTATGAATCATCCATCCCGACCCACGGTGGTCAATTGGCCATATGCGCTGCAGCGGCCGTTGCCGCGGCAATCTCTGCGGCCCTGGAAGGGTTTCCTGCAGCTCAAGTGTTGGAACTGGCCCTGGCAGCCGCTCGTAAAGCCGAAATCTTCACACCTTTGGCCGGCAGCAACGCTGGATTGAATATCGCCGAATCAATCCTGGAAATGCATTCAGCGCTTTCGAAGCCCGGTGCGTTGATGGTAAGGGAGCTTGCGGAGAAATTCTTCCCGGACGGGCCTGGAACCAAGGTGCCTCTAGCAATAAATCTTGCTTTAATCACGGAGTCTGCTGAACAAACGACGTTGCTTGCTGCAAATCTTGGCGGTGACTCAGATTCGGTAGCATCGATAGGTTCGGCAATCGCAGGGTCGCTTCGCCCGGAAACGGTCAACGAAAATTGGTACCGCGTGGTTCAGTCTGTAAACGGCGAGGAACTCATTGACCTTGCGCAGGCTCTTGCCAAGCGCCGCTTGGCTGGCGCCTTCAAATAG